The following nucleotide sequence is from Corylus avellana chromosome ca7, CavTom2PMs-1.0.
ttttttttttgaatagaaaaaccaaaagcaaaaaagtgAAAGTATAATAGTACGTGGAGCTCAAAAATGGAACACTACATTAAGGCTTTATCCATGTTGGAACAATTTTTGAACGTCAATTTGTTGTATGATCACGTCATTGCTTTTCTGCGAGCATGCTAATAAGCTATATCCATTAAAGAGTAAAACAATGTGAGGGTTTAGAGATTTTCAACATCAATCTTGGTTCTTCAATCAAAAAACTTAAGCAACTGTAGCAGGAGATAAGTATTTCCTCACATATTTCTATTATTAAGattgattattttttcactCTTACTCAGCTTCATTTCCCTTTTCATTAAACAAcccaaaatattttatatgtctAATCTTGCACTTTCATGAACTGATCTAGGTTTCAATATACAAACCAACCTTCAAAGTTCCAAGCTTTCTTACTAAATATGCTTTGGGTTTTCTCAAAAACTTCAACTTTATCCACTTCCCATTGATCTAAGCCAACACACATacttaccaaataaaaaatctagCACATAGACTAACCATAAGAAATTAAGTTAGGATTAGCTTCCTTACCCCAAGCTTGAAGCTTTTTGGCTCCTTGAGCTCCAACTCCAAGCAAagtctcttctttttttcaagccaaAGCCTGGGCATATTATTTGAGAATTGGaagtgtgtgtagcatttctctttcactATTACTTCcctctaaaaagaaaaaggcacaaAGTAACTCGCCCTTCTACTTAGTCCTCCAGTAAATAGGCTATATTGAAAAGGCACTTGGGGGAGAGGGCGATTCCAATGTTCCTCCGAGGGCAAATTGGAAAAATCCttgaataaattgaaaaaaaagtagTAACCCAGAAGACCTGAATTCTCAATGCTATGAAATAGATGATGCATTCTCTTGTCAAGAATTAGGGGAATATGACAAGTTCCACAAAATTATGGACTTACAGAATCTGTGACATATGCAGATTTTTTCAACTATAAGAGAACCAGGACACCTTCAGGACTGGCTCACCATATGGGTTGAGCATCTTGATCAATAGTAACTCAAATTTTTAGGAACTTTCAAAGAGTTCTCTTTGTGTGCTATAAACTCAGTTCTTAAACAGAGAAGCAAGTCATTCCAATATGCAGGCAGATCATAAACCCAAGACATAGAGGATTATGTTATTGAACCAATTGCCAAGTTCCCCAAAGCAAAACTCTAGAACCAGAAGCTTCTTCAGTCACTCTTTCAATATGAACAACCAGCAGCTATAGCTCTTCATAGTCTTGCTAACTTGCACAGATATCCTGCCATGCTTTTTACATCCAATTAAAGTTCCAAATTAGACTTTTCGATTGATTTCTTCCTCATTCTTGGTTGGTGGTTCTGATTTGCCCATCTCATTGTACTGCCTTTCTTATGATTCACCTTCCCATCTCTCTTGCCCCGTTGGACCCACCGTTTCCCTTTACGTGTACTTCCTTGGACTGGTTCCTTTAAGAGTTTCTTAAGCTTTGGGTCGTCCAAAAATCCGTTTGCTCTCATCTCAGCATAGAATTCCCTGGCCTTGATCATCCAGCCACATGTTGCAAGCCCTTGTACCAACACCAAGTAATGCGTGGAACTTGGCACTATTTCATACTGCTTCATTTCCATGAAAATCTTCAATGCATTCTCAGGTTGCTCTAGTTTGAAGAACTTTCCAAGAAGTATAAGAAAGGTATCCTCAATAGGACCTAAACCAACTTTCCTCATTCGGTTAAGAACCTCAAATGTTCCCTCAAAACCTGCACCCTCAAGAAATGCATGGTAGGTCTCCATGGTAGGGCTGAGATTCTCCTCCATCATGGAGGTCAATATATTTATTGCCTCCTCTGACCTTTTCGCTTCGCACAGAGGGCGTATCATTGAGTTGTAAGTTGCAGAATCCGGTTGCAAACCTAATCCTTTCATTTTGTCCAGGATATTGAGAGCTTCCTTAAAGCAATTCTCACGAGTTAGCACATATATTAAAGAATTGTAAACCGCTAGGCCTGGGACCCAActcctttttttcatttcatcatAGAGTCGAAGTGAGTCAAAGAGATTCCCAACCTTTGAGAAACAGGAAATCATGTGAGCATAAGAAGTTGCATCTGGTGTAATACAGCATCTTGACATTTCTCTCCAAACTCTCTTTGCTTCAAATGCATCTAGAGATATATTACACCACCCATTGAGAATAATGTTAAAGCCCTCGGTCTCCAGTGGGAATAACTTCTTCTTTGCAAACATAAATTCTTCAGCCTCTTCAATGTTTCCATTTCTACAGAGAGCATTCAGGACAGTGTGGAATGCTTCCTGATCAGGAGTCAGTCTGAATTTCTCCATGATGTGGAACGTCTGAATAACTTTGCGTGGATCATTTGCATATGCATATCTGACCATCACCCAATTTGGAACAAAGAAAGAACAATAACTTGAATTAATATTTGTGAGTATAAGGTAGGGAAAGCACAATATTTCAACAGTGCTCTCAtccaaaatatttaattattattcatcCTCAATCAAACATGAAAATAAGAACTTCAAAAAGAGAAGCTTCAACAAATTCAAGGATAATTAATTCTTGAAATTTTACATGTTTACAAAACgaaagagaaacaaagaatCAAGTCATAGAACTTTGTGAGATAAAGATTTAGAATAAAAGCCCTTTTAAGTCAttctattctctttcttttgtttttttttccctgggcatttttcttttgtttattctattttaagTTTGTCTCTGACTCTGATAATAAAAGTGTTGTGATGCAGTCAATTATAATGGActtggacaaaattgaaatagaaatataGAACAAAACTATTTCAAGGGAGACACAGGATTTGCATCTTACTAGGACCAGGGCCAAAGGCAGAGGAGATACAGGAAATGAATAAGAGAAAATTGgtttcataatttttaaaagttcaaaGCACCTTGTGTCGATCCACCGAAACCAGAATTTAGACAACCATATAGAATACCCTTTTTAAGCTTTAAATGGAAGAAATTTGAAGTAAATATCTGAAACCTTTAGTTTTATAACTACACTACATGCACTGTTAACTATTAGAAAGCAATATAGCTATTTCATGAACATGCTTATTTCGATCTATGACAATACATAGCCAAACCTCAAACAAAGATTGTGAAAGAAGAGCACAACCTAACCTGTCAATCATAATAAGCATTGCCTGCCGAGTATCCATTTTAGACCGGAGCATATGCATGTCCCGAATCAAACACCATGCAGTATTAAACTTTCTATGATTGCCTAAAACCCAAATCATCAAATTACACGCCTTTTCATCACTGCAGCTCCATCTCTCTCCCCATTTAAAAGCCAAAAAGGCCAGTCTCCACTCTTCCCTCGTTTCCCAAATCGCCGAGTAGACCATTTCTGTATCTGCTTCGATGCCTGAGTCGTCAAGAAAGGCCGTGGCCTCTGCCTCCGAGGGACACTGGGAGGCTCCTCTGAGCAATTCGAGGAATCGGAGAAGACCCAGGTTGTGCGGGTCATGGGTGGTTTGGAATTTGGAATAGTAGAAGTCAAATGGGTAGCGGAGGTTTCGAGGTAAGAAGGGTTGGAGGGTTGAGAACCGGCGCGCCTGTGTAGACGGTACGAAACATGTTCGATGAAATGTGTGAGAGAGGCAATGGAGTAATGGGCgttgtgaagaagaagaagatgaagaagaaggtgagcGAGCGATAGGGCGGGGTATGAAGAGAGCTTGGAGGAGGTGCGGATGTGTTCGTTGCAGCCTCCTTGCAAGTGAGGGGAGAAGTGCCATGAGTCATCAAACGCAGAGTGCCATCCTGATGCAGAATTTGAAAcgttatgtatatatatagcacgCAAGTAAAAAAGCAAACCAGATATCACTCAGTTTTACTGAGCATGCCGGAAATAGCCAAAGTTGTACCTAATTATAATAACTttgtaaacaaaataattataatatgattaatatcagggttatatatatatcccaccCCTTTTCCCCTTTCTCGGTTTTTTattctcctctctttctttctcccggATAAAGAGCGATAAAGATCGTCCTTATAACCCTTTCTTTaattaggataaaaaaaaattggctttgctaaaaataattcatttccTAAATGGTCAACAGTTTactaaaagataaatgttaagAGTACCAAATCTTTTAAACATGGCTCACTATAAGGGTTAAGTTCCGTTTGTGATTTATCATGGACTTATGCAATTATTTTTTCCCTTGTAAAACATCTTGGTGTTTTATTGTTAGGTTTATCGTAGAATGTAAGATTAGAGCTATTCGAAAGGTTGAAGATGCTAAGTGATGAGCTTGTAGAGGTAGATTTATAGGCATCATTTGTGTATAAATACATTTGAGAAAGTATTGtattattgaaatttatattcTCTTGGAGGCTCTGAGTTTTTATTGATAATTGAAGATATTATTGAGGTTACTTAGTTTTTCAACTCAGATCGACATTTTTTGGCTTTTCGCTACTTTTTACTCTGATGTGTTTGTGTTTAGATAGTACCTccaatttattacaaattaattaatgtaaaagtACTACGAGCaacatttcaaattaattagtataattaattaattttaggggCGTTGCACTCTTGAGCCATGCTCGCCACCACCATCAATCTTCCTATGTTGTCATTGAACAAATCGAATCTCACACTTTCTATCAGAATCCCTTGAAGAAACTTGCCACCACTTGTAGGAACACTACtcttttgcttcattttttaacaCAGTCTCAAACAGCTTATCCATGCCATTGTTCATCTTTGAcctattttttatgtttgggATCTTCGGTTTTGCGTTCACTAGTGCCTATGTGGAATGTCACAACTCGTTTGCCACCAGCATTGGCCCATCTAGGCTTCTTGCACCCGAGGTCATCGTCGTTCCCATGATTCTTCATAAGCTTTAATAGTTTAACATATCATCGCCAGACTTAGCCACAATTGCCACCCGAACGAAGCACTCTAACTCTAACACCACCATCTATGCCCTTCTCCACATTGAACACTCTTGTCGTCCGCCCTGACAgccaaagagaagagagagaaagagctgagagagtgagagaaatagatttttttaaaaaaaagaaaagaaattagggAGGACattaaaaaatgattagtaGTTTAGGGAAGTTAAATTAAGTTTACccatatattaataaaaaggaaaaccatATTTTATTAGTATCTCTTGATAACAATAGAATCCCAAGTGAACAAGTGAGAAAAAAGATGGGCCCAATTCCAAAGCTCAATATATTGGAAGGTTTGGCTTAAAGACCAGAAATGGCTGCCAAAGATAGGTGGTTGATATTTGATAACAATGTTAATGGGGAGGGAAGCTTCGCAGGCAGACCTTGTCAGAGTGGAAGCAGGGGGTTACCAACGTTGTTGGCATGTTGCTACTACTAAGCTAGTTTTACACATTGTCCATGCGTACTAGATTTGGTAGAGAAGGACCACTCAAATTGGGTCAACAAAAGTTTCTAgcactcttttttattttgggcaACTCACCAAATGTTTCAACATTTTGCTAAGTCCATTTTAGTCTATTTTAACATTTTGACTAGCCAGCTAGCCGGACGAGAATGCTCTTAAAGAATCCCGAGCTTCCATGGTAAAAGAAATTGACACCTTTAATGGGTACAGAGACTGCTATAAAATTTACTTCATATAGTTTACTTGTCCTTGTATAGGATCATATATAGTATCAACACCAATACCAATACGCATTCGATAAAaggtaaaataatatataattattatatattctacgaattccttacaattgagtctaaattaaaacaaaagaatcgCAATAAAATAGAGCGAGTCTTTATCTATTTGAATTTCACCTAAAGTAGACAAAAGgtaaaacaacaataaagattttttttcctctgtacTTCCTGGTTGTGGTTTCCTCATGAATTTATAGTGGCATTAGCCTTCTGTACTTGAAGAACCACACAAATGCGAAAAATACGACTGCCAAGGTGACTCCTGTGATTATAAGGACCCACTTGAAGGCATCAGGGTAATCGAATAACGGTATTTCAAAATTCATGCCAAAGATCCCTGCTACCACCCCAAAGATTGCTACAACAAATGTTGCTGTTGTGAGTAGCAGCTCAAATTGGATCAGCTGGTTCCGAACATTATCCTGCAACCATAAATTTCACATCAGATTCCAATATTCAATgctttgtgttttattattattattttttttttttatgaattaaaggATGTCATTGGGCTTCAAGACTTTGGCAACGACTTCCATCATAAATTTGCAAGGTCCAGCGCAAACTTGTGTTTTCTTCTGTGCATCATTATTGAAAAGTGCAACCCTAGTTGAGGTGAAGATGAATGTCATCAGGGTATTTCGTGATGTTCGGTCTATTTAGATTGACTCGTTAGATTTTAGAACACACTTCTTCATCAAGAAAgggaacaaaaaattaattaaaaagaaaaacataccaGCTGAATGTTGATGAAATCTTCTGTGTCATCAATGTACTCCTTCAACTGAAACAAGGTAAGAAAATGATTTTACGTCACTTCATCCTATTCAaggaaagatgagaaaaattatTGAAACATAATGCATGCTACAAATACCGATGTCAACTTGTTTAGGGTGCTATCAATGACAACAAAATATGCTTCCAACAACATCTCAAGCTCTTCAATACTTTCTGTGGCACTTTCAGAACTCCTCATGCTGTCATGTCGGCTCCTTGCAATGCTCAAGCTTTTCTCAAGTCTCCGGGTTTCAGGGGGTGAAGAAACAGGAGAGACAGGAGCAGAAACAGATGCACCATCAGTTGATCTGTATGCTACCAAAGACTGATCACCATAAATTGATGTTTCCATCCTCCTTTTCTTCTCCGTAAGATACATTTCAGCCATATCTCCATCATCATCCATGAGCTGCTCTATTTCATCCCTAACCTAATAGATGCAACTCAAAAAGGAGAGCAAAGGAAGGGggcaaaaatatgaaaaagatgACTACCATTTGCTTGCATAATGTAGGAAGCGATTAACACAAGAAAGATTAGGGCTGTCAATAGGTATAGGTATGATCAGGATCTGAAACCAACCTGATCAAGATTGATTAGCATCAAAGCAAACTTGCTATACAAGTTCAAATTTTGGTAATTCTTaagatttgattataatcagATTGAATTTGAACTaggatagattttttttttttttttttttttttttgtaatttactaGGATAGATTTGATCCTGTCATGATCTGaatctgattaaaatatcaactatAACAAACCATATTTGATATGTAATTTTGCTAACAAATCAGTTGTATTTAACAAAAGAGTAATGCttaatactatatttttatcctacaattgTCCAACAATGTTATCAAAATAACCAATTGTCCAATAATGTTGGGTTAGTTGGGAGTACCACATTAGTCTTATTGGGTGAATGTTGGATAGAATGatagtatttagtatttatcttaacaaaaaaaaaaaaaaaaaaggtaatattACATATAAATATTGTTGAAAGTCATGCTCGTACAAAAAAGTATTCAGACAAATTTTACAtagatattgttttttttttttttttgggataggTAACATAGATATTGTTTTACTGGGATATTGCCAGATCTGTACCTAACCCATTGACAGCCCTACTGAATATACAGTACCTTCTGAACTCTCCGAGTCAATGCGACAAGCCTGCTTTTCAACCGACGCACGCGCTCCAAATTAAGTGTACTGATCTTTGATGTCAGTTCATCTAGTAATGGATACGCTTCAATTTCCAATTCTGCTGCCTTTGGAAAATTCCAAATATTAAATGTGTTACTAATTTGCTCAAATAATCAAATGTTAAACCAGTGACAACCATGATGAAACAAACTACAAGACCTTCCTGTTAACAAAGAGCACAAGCAGCCCCAGAAGATAAATGGATAAGATTCTTCATGCAAGTGCATTATCTCTGTTTTACCCTTAATTAAGCTTTTGTTTGTGTGTCCGtgtgtgcatgagagagagagagagagagagagagaggtataACTTTAATCACCTAATGAGCCATCAGGTTTTCAACCcatgtttcttttcctttttccccgACAGACCAAAACACCTGTGGATATAAGGTTGCCTTTGATAGAACTACTTGTCCTTCTAACAGTCAGAATAAGATGTCAAAAATTCCTTCCAAAGAAGTAGGAGAAAGCCGGGTTTCAAAGTCTAATTTTTTCAGACCCAACTCTTATTTGCATAAGATATGGTAGCTCTCAACTCCCATAGGCTTCACAAAATAAATCCTATAAGAACTCCATATCTCCTACCAACAGTCCAGCTGTCTCATAATGAGATCACCAATGCTTTGTTTCCATTCACACTAAAAGGTCCAGGTCCATACTCGGTATGTGGGCAGAATTTTGTTTCCAAACATCACCCCATATGTGGGTAAAATTTAAGAAAGGAATAACCACCAATCTCAGCACATTTATCCAGAAACCCCTTTTTTAATTCTCACGCCTATATGGCAAtgcttcaaaacaaaatcaggggtaaaagagaaaagataCTGGTTTATATCTTAAATTTTATCCGCTGATTTATGAACAATTCCTCAAGTAATAAACCCTAGCAACAATATGCCATATTTCAGCTCAGGTTTTTAGTACTATGACTGTAAAAGGATCAGAGGCCTATCTATTATAACTAATTCCTGCAGAACTCATCATCCATAACTTTGTAGATCTTCACATAAAGGTTCACTGAAAACTTCTGGGCCAGTGTAAATATTCAAGTCAGAACATCCCCAAAATTTGACATCCAGTAATTGCATAATCACGCAAATGGCACATCAAATATTCACCTCTTCAATATTCAACCCCCTTACAGCTAAATTATCTGACATCTTCGCTCGTGGCTTCAGCAAGATACTAGTTCCTCCCCaaatttaattcataaaaaaaccACTAGTAATTCATACTAATTGGTATTCTACAGTATCTAAAACCTCATGTGTGTTCACTTTTGCGATACAACTCACCAAGAAACCCTTGTGTATTCTAACAAAGAACAGAAACCATTAAAACATTCTCAAAGGATCTCCAAGCACTTAGAAAGGCAAAGCACCAAGGTGGTAATGCCCAGCATCATTTAAGGCTAGCCAACATTAGTAAGAAAATAACTTTTTGCACCCTAGGCAAGTATCATCCGTCAGACTATCACCAAGATGAGTACCCTCAAGATTGCAGAAGTTCTAATGGATGAATCGGTTTAAAGAGTACTCCATGTATCAGTAAAAATCCTTCATGTACAACTGCCCCTGGTATTACTGAAAACCAAGGTTCATCTTTCTTTAACAAACATGATTGTCTCACCAAAATATTGATTGATATTATAGTTGTAGTCAAGTGTGAAAGGCTTGAGGCATAAAGAAGAAACATCGACACATGGATAAGAGCCCCCGGCTGTTGAATGTGGATAAAGTGGTTTATAAGCATGAAAAGCTCTTTCTGAGCATTTCTGACAGTTTGGCTGCAATTGATGGAGAGCTCTTAAAATCGCCGAAAAGCTTTAAAAGTGCATTCCACAAAAGCATTAGACCTGTTCATGGGCCAGCAGTCCACCCAGCCCACACAACCCTGCACTCATTTAAGCAGGCTTTGGCTCAATTTTACACCCAGCTGCCGGCCTGGGTATAAAAGTTAGGCCAAATTAATTTTTCTGGCCACGCTTGGGCTAGATACCTAAACCACAGCTTGGCCAGGCCTGACAACAAGCCTTTATCCTTTGAGATATGAACAACTTTATTGACAAAAATGAAATCTATAATGACATATATTGTATTTGATTTGCTCAAGTGTTTGTATAAACATAAGgaaaagcaaaatataaaatttactaACGAGGGACTTGGATTCCTCAAGAGTCTTTCATCTCCAAGGAGTGTAGGAGAGGCGTATTCCGCCACTATGTATCCCACATCAACCACAGGTGTCAAGAGAGGAGCCATTCCCCTATTCAAAGCCAATTTCCCTCACTAATCTTCAGCTAAACAAGTAAGCCTAGATTGAAGTTGGCCCATCACCTTTTaaagcctgtttgagattgcgtttgagaggcttaaaagtacttttaacactcaaaaagcccatttgaagaaaaaagtactcgtttggtaaaaaaaaactaaaagcacttttaagggtccaaaaagcctaaaaatggttgaaacgcacttttgacaaaagcttaaaattttaacttaaaagctctatttctcaaacgcaatcccaaataggttCTTAgtctaaaaacaattaacattttgGGTTTAGTTTAAGTTGGGGATGGAAATTTTTGGGCTTGTGGACAAGCTCCAGCTTTCTTTTTCTATGGGCTGGGCTTGGGCTTGGAAAGCAGGCTCAACCTTCGGGCCACACAAGGGTGGGCTCAG
It contains:
- the LOC132188210 gene encoding pentatricopeptide repeat-containing protein At1g80880, mitochondrial, yielding MALLPSLARRLQRTHPHLLQALFIPRPIARSPSSSSSSSSQRPLLHCLSHTFHRTCFVPSTQARRFSTLQPFLPRNLRYPFDFYYSKFQTTHDPHNLGLLRFLELLRGASQCPSEAEATAFLDDSGIEADTEMVYSAIWETREEWRLAFLAFKWGERWSCSDEKACNLMIWVLGNHRKFNTAWCLIRDMHMLRSKMDTRQAMLIMIDRYAYANDPRKVIQTFHIMEKFRLTPDQEAFHTVLNALCRNGNIEEAEEFMFAKKKLFPLETEGFNIILNGWCNISLDAFEAKRVWREMSRCCITPDATSYAHMISCFSKVGNLFDSLRLYDEMKKRSWVPGLAVYNSLIYVLTRENCFKEALNILDKMKGLGLQPDSATYNSMIRPLCEAKRSEEAINILTSMMEENLSPTMETYHAFLEGAGFEGTFEVLNRMRKVGLGPIEDTFLILLGKFFKLEQPENALKIFMEMKQYEIVPSSTHYLVLVQGLATCGWMIKAREFYAEMRANGFLDDPKLKKLLKEPVQGSTRKGKRWVQRGKRDGKVNHKKGSTMRWANQNHQPRMRKKSIEKSNLEL
- the LOC132186801 gene encoding magnesium transporter MRS2-1 isoform X1 yields the protein MADLKERLLPPKPQSAVNLRDTAYRSSTSGRPPFQGMDVLGLKKRGQGLRSWIRVDASGDSQVMEVDKFTMMRRCDLPARDLRLLDPLFVYPSTILGREKAIVVNLEQIRCIITADEVLLLNSLDSYVLQYVVELQRRLTTSGVSEVWQTDAADLYRRRGSRNFDNAFGSPSPDYLPFEFRALEVALESACTFLDSQAAELEIEAYPLLDELTSKISTLNLERVRRLKSRLVALTRRVQKVRDEIEQLMDDDGDMAEMYLTEKKRRMETSIYGDQSLVAYRSTDGASVSAPVSPVSSPPETRRLEKSLSIARSRHDSMRSSESATESIEELEMLLEAYFVVIDSTLNKLTSLKEYIDDTEDFINIQLDNVRNQLIQFELLLTTATFVVAIFGVVAGIFGMNFEIPLFDYPDAFKWVLIITGVTLAVVFFAFVWFFKYRRLMPL